The window TTTTATCTTTTTTATTTCCAGGGAGACCTCGTCCACGATGAGAAGCTGGTCTTTTCGGGCGGTCAAGGCTATAAGATAGTCCACAGGGCTGATATTCTTGCCGAAAAACAGGGCCTTTGAAGCTGTCAGCCTGGTCAAAAGCTCTTTCTCCGTGATATTCGCTTGAAAAATGCCCTTTAGAGCTACCGCAGCGGCCATTTCCATGGCTGAGGAAGAGGCAAGCCCCACCTGCTGGGGTATATCCCCGGAAATCGTGAAGTTAAGGCCCTTTACCGAATAGCCTAGCTCGGCAAAAATGTGGATAGCCACCTTGATATAGTTGGCCCAGCGGTCTTCCCGCTTGTATTTGAGGTTGACCAGGGTGGTGCGCTTGCGTTCACCCAGATCCGCAGCAAAGAACCGGAGGGAATTGTCCTTCCGGAGACTAACCGCTACCCGGACGTACCGGTCTATAGCGGATGATAGGAATAATCCAGCCTTTGGTTCACCATGCTCACCCAGGTAATGTATGCGGCCGGGTGCTTCGGCTATGACAACAGGTTCGGATCGATCGGCGTCTAACTCGTATTCCTTACGGTGGATGGGACCGATATCCAGCATTTATATAAACCCTCGTTGAACAATCTGGAGAAAGTATTTTCTCTTGAAATTATCATACAGGAAAATTCAGGTTTGTTCAAGAAAAAACAGCAAATAAAATACGGTTATTTCAAAGTTATTCTAAGCAAATTGAAGGTATCTGAATAATCTGGTATACTCAGGGAGGTTAAAACTTGAGGAGGCCTCATGTCCCTTAAAAAAATCTCCATTTTGACTGCCGCAGGCTCCGCCCTCATCTTCTGCCTCCTCTATTTTACCCAGTTTTTCTCCCTGGCAGAAGACAAAGTATACGACCTTTTCCTAAGGGGGAGGCCCGAAAGGGAGCGCCCCGCAAACTTCATCTTCCTGGACGTGGACGATCAGGCCATTGCCCATGTAGGGATCTTCCCCTGGCCCCGCTCGGTCATGGCTGACGGGCTCCTCAGGCTCAAGGAATACGGGGTAGAAACAGCCATTTTCGATATTGAATATATTGACAATGCCCCGACCCAGGTTGACGAGGTCTACCTTAAGGGCGGCCTTAAAGCCGATTTTGACCGCCGTTTTGCCGAAATCGAATCCAATATAAGCGAGCTTTTAGGCGCTGTGGCACAGGGCAGCATAAAAGGCGCAGATGCTGAAGCTTTTAAGGGCGAACTCCTCGATCTTATTGCCCAGGAGAAGGATGCCCTTTTTAACGAGACCACGAAGGTAACACGGGATAACGACATCTACCTTGCCCAGAGCATGGCGCTCTTCGACAGGGCCTGGGCAACGCTTAACCTACAGGCTTTAATGCCCCTTGAGGGCGAACAGGCTTCCCGCAGGCCCGCGGCTGAGAAGAAATTCTCCTACCCCATAAAGGCCTTTGGCGGCGCTTCAAGCGGGAGCTATGTCGATGTGCTCCCCCCCATACCCCTGGTGATGGACGCTGCCCAGGGCGCGGGCTTTACCAACATCATCATAGATCAGGACGGCATAAGGCGGCGGCTTTACCCTGTCCGCAAGGTAGGCGATTATTGGTATCTCCAGCTTGCCTTTGCCCCCCTCGTTGCAAGCATGGGGAACCCCGAATTGGAACTTTACCCCGGAAAGCTGGTCATCAAGAAACAGGGAGGGGACATAGAAATCCCCCTGGACTCCAGGGGCGCCATGCTCCTCGACTGGCCCAAAACATCCTACCTGAAAAGCTATACCCACCTCTCCTTTGCCCAGCTCTCTTACATGGAAGCATACCAGAGAGACATCAAGGCTTTTCTTGCCAATTTGGAAATCGTGAACGAAGACATCTTTCCGGCCGTAATTTCCGAGGTATCGAGCCTTCTTGGGACTATAGAGGCCGCGGAAGCCCACCGCGACAGGGCCCTGGAAAACAAAAGCGATTATGATTTTGATCAGTATACCTCATTGCGAAACGAAGCCTTTGACCGCATCAGGGCTCTCCTGGATTCCGGCCTTAAGGACTATATCGCAGGTAAAAGCCGGGCATTCATCCAAGAATACCCCGAAGAATCAGATTATATTGAAAATGAAACCCGGTATGCCCTGAACCTTTCTGAATACCTTGAAACAACCCTGGACCGTTATGAAGAAATTCACCATGAGCTTAAAGAAAAGCTTAAAGGCAAAATCATCATTATAGGGCGTGTCGATACAGGAACCACCGATCTTGGGGTAAACCCCTTCCATGGCGAATACGTCAATGTAGGCACCCACGGGGTAATGATGGACACTGTTGTTTCAGGCTCTTTCATAAAACCCCTGAACCGCGTCTGGAGCATGCTGCTCTGCTTTGCCCTGACCTTCCTTGTCATCTTTGCATTGACGCCCGTTAAAAAACCCGGAATTAGGATCAGCCTCGGGTTTTTGGGGGTCATGCTTGTATTGGGAATTTCTTTCGGCCTTTTTGTGCTGAGAGGAATATGGCTCGGACCTCTTGGCCCTGCCCTCGCATTATTAGTAGCAGTAGTAATAAGGGAAACCGCAGCATTTATCACATCAGAAAAAGAAAAACAATTTATACGCAACACTTTTTCTACCTATCTTTCGGGGGATGTAGTAGAAGAAATAGTAAAGAGCGGCAAGCCCCCTGAACTGGGCGGCGAAGCCCGCTATATGACCGCAGTCTTTACGGACGTCAAAGGCTTTTCCAGCATCTCCGAAGCCCTTTCTCAAAAATACGGCACCCAGGACGGCGCAAAGGCCCTTGTCCGGCTCCTCAACCGTTACCTTTCTTCCATGAGCGATGTGGTCCTTAGGCACAGGGGAACCATAGACAAATATGAGGGCGACGCCATCATAGCCTTCTTCGGCGCCCCCCAGAAGGATCTTCAGGACCACGCATTAAGGGCCTGCGCCTCCGCGATCATTATGAAGCGCATGGAAAACGATCTCAACGCGGGCTTCCTTGCCGAGGGCCTTTCGCCCTACCCGCTCCTCACCCGCATAGGCATTAACACCGGCACCATGGTCGTAGGCAACATGGGCACCCAGGGCAAAATGGATTATACCATCATGGGGAATTCGGTAAACCTCGCAGCCCGCCTCGAAGGAGTCAACAAACAATACGGCACCTGGATACTCGCAAGCCAGGACACCCTCAACGAAGCCGGCGATGGCATACTCTACCGCCGCCTCGACAAGGTACGTGTAGTAGGCATAGGCAAACCTGTACAACTCTGCGAAGTAATGGACATCAAAGCCGAAGCCCCTGAAGAAGTGCTCGAAAGGGCTGCCCTCTTCGATGAAGCCCTGAATCTCTTCAACGCAAAAGACTGGGCCAAAGCCCAAAGCTCCTTCAAGAAAGTCCTTGTCCGCACACCCGACGACGAACCATCCCAGATCTTCATCCGCCGCTGCAGCCAGTACCAAAAAGAACCGCCCCCCGAAAAGTGGGACGGTGTGTACAATATAAATCAGAAATAAAAAGACTCGCCTCCGTTAGCGCCGCTTTAATGGTGTTAATGGATGAAATTTGTCCACTTTCTCCCTTCATAAGGCTGCGGGAGGGGTACTTCTTTTTTTGCTGCCGCCAGGGATTTGATGAGCCACCCCATGTTGCGGCCCTGGACTTCCATGTGCTGCATCCCTTCTTCGTCCTGGAGGGTTTCTTCGACAGTGTTGCCGTGGATCACTTCCCAGTACTGTCCGGGGGTGATGAGCATTTGGGCCAAGTTAAGGTAATTGTTAAGCTGATGGAAAGTCGTGACGCCCCCTGAACGGCGGAGCGAAACCACCGTGGCCCCCACTTTGTACTTCATGGCAGCGCCTGGGAAGAAAAGACGGTCCAGGAAGCTTTTGAAAGTTCCTGCCACTCCCCCGTAATACACAGGGCTGCCAAGTATAATGCCATCGGCTTCCTGCATCTTCCTGAAACAGTCATTAACAAGGTCGTTGGTGATGACACAGTGCTTGAGTTCCCTGCACTTATGGCAGTCTACACAACCGTGTATATTCTGGCTTCCAACCTGGATTACTTCGGTTTCTATGCCGGCTTTTTCAAGTTCCCCGGCCATTACCGAAATGCCTTTGGCTACTACCCCGTCACTATGAGGGCTGCCATTGAATGCGATTACTTTCAT is drawn from Leadbettera azotonutricia ZAS-9 and contains these coding sequences:
- a CDS encoding CHASE2 domain-containing protein, which gives rise to MSLKKISILTAAGSALIFCLLYFTQFFSLAEDKVYDLFLRGRPERERPANFIFLDVDDQAIAHVGIFPWPRSVMADGLLRLKEYGVETAIFDIEYIDNAPTQVDEVYLKGGLKADFDRRFAEIESNISELLGAVAQGSIKGADAEAFKGELLDLIAQEKDALFNETTKVTRDNDIYLAQSMALFDRAWATLNLQALMPLEGEQASRRPAAEKKFSYPIKAFGGASSGSYVDVLPPIPLVMDAAQGAGFTNIIIDQDGIRRRLYPVRKVGDYWYLQLAFAPLVASMGNPELELYPGKLVIKKQGGDIEIPLDSRGAMLLDWPKTSYLKSYTHLSFAQLSYMEAYQRDIKAFLANLEIVNEDIFPAVISEVSSLLGTIEAAEAHRDRALENKSDYDFDQYTSLRNEAFDRIRALLDSGLKDYIAGKSRAFIQEYPEESDYIENETRYALNLSEYLETTLDRYEEIHHELKEKLKGKIIIIGRVDTGTTDLGVNPFHGEYVNVGTHGVMMDTVVSGSFIKPLNRVWSMLLCFALTFLVIFALTPVKKPGIRISLGFLGVMLVLGISFGLFVLRGIWLGPLGPALALLVAVVIRETAAFITSEKEKQFIRNTFSTYLSGDVVEEIVKSGKPPELGGEARYMTAVFTDVKGFSSISEALSQKYGTQDGAKALVRLLNRYLSSMSDVVLRHRGTIDKYEGDAIIAFFGAPQKDLQDHALRACASAIIMKRMENDLNAGFLAEGLSPYPLLTRIGINTGTMVVGNMGTQGKMDYTIMGNSVNLAARLEGVNKQYGTWILASQDTLNEAGDGILYRRLDKVRVVGIGKPVQLCEVMDIKAEAPEEVLERAALFDEALNLFNAKDWAKAQSSFKKVLVRTPDDEPSQIFIRRCSQYQKEPPPEKWDGVYNINQK
- a CDS encoding flavodoxin family protein: MKVIAFNGSPHSDGVVAKGISVMAGELEKAGIETEVIQVGSQNIHGCVDCHKCRELKHCVITNDLVNDCFRKMQEADGIILGSPVYYGGVAGTFKSFLDRLFFPGAAMKYKVGATVVSLRRSGGVTTFHQLNNYLNLAQMLITPGQYWEVIHGNTVEETLQDEEGMQHMEVQGRNMGWLIKSLAAAKKEVPLPQPYEGRKWTNFIH
- the galK gene encoding galactokinase, coding for MLDIGPIHRKEYELDADRSEPVVIAEAPGRIHYLGEHGEPKAGLFLSSAIDRYVRVAVSLRKDNSLRFFAADLGERKRTTLVNLKYKREDRWANYIKVAIHIFAELGYSVKGLNFTISGDIPQQVGLASSSAMEMAAAVALKGIFQANITEKELLTRLTASKALFFGKNISPVDYLIALTARKDQLLIVDEVSLEIKKIKSPLTKYKLLIMDSRVPRMGVEDELKQRRVDIKKGLDLLSHKKQEATFREFAALDLVESMGNLPEEIRRRSMHIVQELRRVEDAGAALKKPDLPAFSKILFHSHESLRDLYEVSCPEIDWLVKRAQEIEGVLGSRMTGDGFGGCTFTFIKEDTIEEYKKRLEDYERIFGFHPVIYEVKPATGARIVANAG